One genomic segment of Helianthus annuus cultivar XRQ/B chromosome 14, HanXRQr2.0-SUNRISE, whole genome shotgun sequence includes these proteins:
- the LOC110906902 gene encoding uncharacterized protein LOC110906902, with product MRKTATMRNPGAQQDVSLYYRENKIETTLSPKIQTAFSADDQDDERIPEGFNWDDYDPNRPSVSKAFVARIFKDSTPGEESIKSKKSPRRQPIFKSPGNKIEMLKVKRAARLKSELEARRAAEEKAKVEEKQTQKVEVEENEVKMEVEKESIVIKKVVEKIVEKIVEVEKIVEVEKIVEVEKPCAKCLVSCKDCAEKDTKLAELEKLKENLLHNVRSIKESYDLLSSKVNLYKGACDEDIQTKNLLKATVLQKQTAINGYIEMNADLKQELAAMKIKTERVNNLLRSYQSSDYVIDRIYLAVAAHKFADDKGNSGASSEEDEEKPFLRQSNKEFLAERKKNMMMESEPRSEEPHVVVNDENFVPTMDDENFPPLSNGNLKSKNDKIEISEQFFSDKEEFDAEKAFNGKVLHVFGKMTDGKVKGVKEFYESKIVKPNEDGSPMIDQAWVIAWRFERSERRFVLKFSDRRRVKVKTIKAILSMDEAIQRDILALGIPVAYDCERTRMVIRRLKRKVPTDDDDDVDDTDLPKVNSWSLDEQSRTVNLAMALFMYPIYSHFHWLFNN from the exons ATGCGAAAAACTGCTACAATGAGAAATCCGGGTGCTCAACAGGATGTTAGTCTATACTATAGAGAAAACAAGATTGAGACCACTCtgagtccgaagattcaaactgcattcagtgctgatg ACCAAGACGATGAGAGAATTCCAGAAGGCtttaattgggatgattatgatcctaaccgACCTTCAGTTTCTAAAGCATTTGTTGCTCGAATCTTTAAAGACTCAACCCCGGGAGAAGAATCAATCAAGTCTAAGAAAAGTCCTAGAAGACAACCGATTTTTAAGTCTCCAGGAA ataaaatcgAGATGTTGAAAGTGAAAAGGGCTGCTAGACTGAAGAGTGAATTGGAAGCAAGAAGGGCTGCTGAAGAAaaagcaaaagttgaagaaaaacaGACACAGAAGGTCGAGGTTGAAGAGAATGAAGTGAAGATGGAAGTTGAGAAAGAATCGATTGTAATTAAAAAGGTggtggagaaaatagttgaaaaaatCGTCGAAGTcgagaaaatagttgaagttgaaaagattgtagaggttgAAAAACCTTGTGCAAAGTGTTTAGTATCTTGCAAAGATTGTGCTGAGAAAGATACAAAGTTGGCTGAATTGGAAAAGCTCAAAGAGAACTTACTGCATAATGTGAGAAGCATAAAGGAATCATATGATCTCCTAAGCAGCAAAGTGAACTTGTACAAAGGAGCTTGTGATGAAGATATTCAGACGAAAAATCTTCTGAAAGCAACAGTGCTTCAAAAGCAAACTGCAATCAACGGATATATTGAGATGAATGCTGACCTGAAACAAGAATTGGCAGCAATGAAGATTAAAACCGAAAGAGTGAACAATTTACTTCGAAGTTATCAAAGTTcagattatgttattgatcgtaTCTATCTTGCCGTTGCAGCTCATAAGTTTGCAGATGATAAAGGAAATTCTG gagcaagttcTGAAGAGGATGAGGAGAAACCATTCTTGAGACAGTCAAACAAGGAGTTTCTCGCTGAAAGAAAAAAGAATATGATGATGGAATCTGAACCAAGA tcagaggagccacatgttgtggTAAATGATGAGAATTTTGTTCCGACGATGGATGatgaaaactttccaccattgtcaaATGGAAACTTGAAATCAAAAAATGATAAGATTGAAATTTCAGAACAATTCTTCTCTGATAaggaagaatttgatgctgaaaaggcaTTTAATGGCAAAGTGTTACACGTTTTTGGAAAGATGACTGATGGAAAGGTGAAGGGAGTGAAAGAATTTTATGAGTCAAAAATTGTTAAACCAAATGAGGATGGTTCACCCATGATTGATCAGGCATGG gttattgcatggaggtttgagagGTCAGAGAGACGTTTCGTCCTAAAGTTCTCTGACAGGAGAAGGGTGAAAGTCAAGACAATCAAGgccatacttagtatggatgaagCCATTCAGAGGGATATTCTGGCCCTTGGGATTCCAGTGGCCTATGATTGTGAAAGGACTCGAATGGTAATAAGAAGATTAAAGAGAAAAGTTCcaacagatgatgatgatgatgttgacgaTACTGATCTACCAAAAGTTAACAGTTGGAGTTTGGATGAACAATCAAGAACGGTGAAT